From Virgibacillus natechei, the proteins below share one genomic window:
- a CDS encoding stage V sporulation protein D, which translates to MKRVSTTTVKKRIVTVFLFGLLLLGVIVFRLGYVQFVLGEELMEKADESWSRDITFEPDRGNILDRNGDVLAENVSAPSVMVVPRQIENPEETAERIANILELPVDEAYGYLTENENIVRIHPEGRKISENQEEALRTLNTDGLYLAKDSKRHYPYDDNLAHVLGFTGIDNQGLMGLELYYDDNLSGEEGSLSYYSDAKGGRLDQLADSYTSPEDGLNLKTTIDSKVQTIIERELDLAVSQYNPDQALAIAVNPKTGGVLGMSSRPTFNPENYQEVDASIFDRNLPIWSTYEPGSTFKIITLAAALEENVVDLREDTFYDPGYIMVDGVRINSWKKGGHGEQTFLEVVQNSSNPGFVVLGQKLGEEKLFSYIRNFGFGKKTGIDLQGEGNGILFDPEDIGQVELATTSFGQGVSVTPIQQVMAISAAVNGGELYQPFIAKEWIDPQTNEVAEKVEPILKENVITESTSEEVRHALESVVAEGTGRPAYVDGYRVGGKTGTAQKVGPDGNYMQNNYIVSFMGFAPADDPEIVVYVAVDNPKDTVQFGGVVSAPIAGTIIGDSLRAMGVEPREGGPDREYTWPEQPKVEVPDLIGLNKNELTEYQTNLSIETSGSGEHIIDQAPSPDTQLEEGSTVRIYLSDENGRE; encoded by the coding sequence ATGAAACGCGTATCCACTACCACTGTAAAAAAACGAATCGTTACTGTTTTTCTTTTTGGGCTACTATTATTAGGTGTCATTGTTTTTCGTTTGGGGTATGTTCAATTTGTACTTGGTGAAGAACTAATGGAAAAAGCCGATGAATCATGGAGCAGGGATATAACCTTTGAACCTGACCGTGGTAATATACTTGACAGAAATGGAGATGTTTTAGCAGAGAATGTTTCTGCCCCTTCTGTCATGGTCGTACCTAGACAAATAGAGAACCCAGAAGAAACCGCTGAAAGAATTGCAAACATTTTAGAGCTACCTGTAGATGAAGCTTACGGGTATCTTACAGAAAATGAGAACATCGTTCGGATTCATCCGGAAGGCAGAAAGATTTCCGAAAATCAAGAAGAAGCACTTCGAACACTTAATACTGATGGCCTTTATTTAGCCAAAGATTCAAAGCGTCACTATCCATATGATGATAATTTGGCGCATGTTTTAGGATTTACAGGGATTGACAACCAGGGATTAATGGGGCTGGAGCTTTATTATGATGATAACCTGAGTGGGGAGGAAGGGAGCTTGTCTTATTATTCCGATGCAAAAGGTGGGAGACTAGATCAGCTTGCTGACAGTTATACATCACCGGAGGACGGCTTAAATTTAAAGACAACCATTGATTCAAAGGTGCAAACAATAATTGAGCGAGAACTCGACTTGGCTGTATCGCAATATAATCCGGATCAAGCGCTTGCTATTGCTGTGAATCCGAAAACAGGCGGGGTTTTGGGCATGTCGTCAAGACCCACATTCAATCCTGAAAACTACCAGGAAGTGGATGCTTCTATTTTTGACCGAAACCTGCCTATTTGGAGTACGTATGAGCCAGGGTCAACGTTTAAGATCATTACATTGGCTGCAGCTTTAGAAGAAAATGTTGTGGATTTAAGGGAAGATACATTCTATGACCCAGGTTATATTATGGTTGATGGTGTCAGGATTAATTCATGGAAAAAAGGTGGGCATGGTGAGCAAACCTTCTTAGAAGTTGTTCAAAACTCCTCTAACCCCGGTTTTGTTGTGTTAGGGCAAAAGCTTGGAGAAGAAAAACTGTTTAGCTATATTCGAAACTTTGGTTTTGGTAAAAAAACAGGTATTGATCTACAGGGTGAAGGAAATGGAATTCTGTTTGATCCCGAAGACATTGGTCAGGTTGAGCTGGCAACCACTTCTTTCGGTCAGGGTGTATCTGTAACGCCTATACAGCAAGTGATGGCCATATCTGCTGCCGTTAATGGTGGTGAACTATACCAGCCTTTTATTGCGAAAGAATGGATTGATCCGCAAACGAATGAAGTCGCTGAAAAAGTCGAACCGATATTAAAAGAAAACGTGATTACGGAATCCACATCCGAAGAAGTTCGTCATGCGCTTGAAAGTGTCGTTGCCGAGGGAACCGGCCGACCGGCTTACGTTGACGGTTATCGTGTAGGTGGAAAAACAGGAACAGCCCAAAAAGTAGGTCCAGACGGGAATTATATGCAGAATAATTATATCGTATCGTTTATGGGTTTTGCTCCAGCTGATGATCCGGAAATTGTCGTTTATGTAGCGGTGGATAATCCGAAAGACACTGTTCAATTTGGCGGTGTTGTCAGTGCGCCAATTGCCGGAACGATTATTGGCGACAGTTTGCGGGCAATGGGGGTTGAACCGCGTGAAGGCGGACCGGATAGGGAATATACCTGGCCGGAGCAGCCAAAAGTTGAAGTTCCGGATTTAATCGGACTTAACAAAAATGAATTGACCGAATACCAGACAAATTTATCAATCGAAACAAGCGGATCCGGTGAACATATCATTGATCAGGCACCAAGTCCAGATACTCAGTTGGAGGAAGGATCAACGGTAAGAATCTATCTATCTGACGAAAATGGTCGTGAATGA
- a CDS encoding metal ABC transporter solute-binding protein, Zn/Mn family gives MKFFQIVFALLLVGLFAVGCSEENQASTSTDESDLTIYTTIYPLQYAIEQIGGGTVNVESVYPAGADAHTYEPTSKDMTAIAESDAFIYLGAGMEAFAETVGDALSSQDVSLMEIGEHEELFTAYEDEHVHEHEEEEVHTHESHDHESHDEEGNGGHEDEKQDEHAGHSHDGHNHGDHDPHFWFDPLRMIEAAEIIKDELIALNPSKEADYNENFESLRSNLIELDDQYTEILGEKENKQVLVSHAAFGYWEERYDIEQIAVNGLSTENEPSQKELIEIIDQVEENNLKYILFEQNSSNRVTKVIQEEVGLEPLTIHTLEVLSEEDITNNKDYLSLMNDNLEVLDQATK, from the coding sequence ATGAAATTTTTCCAAATTGTTTTCGCATTATTATTAGTGGGGTTGTTTGCTGTTGGCTGTTCTGAAGAAAACCAAGCTTCAACGAGTACAGATGAATCAGATCTTACTATATATACGACCATCTATCCACTTCAGTACGCAATTGAGCAAATCGGCGGGGGAACGGTTAACGTTGAAAGCGTATATCCTGCAGGCGCAGATGCACATACATACGAGCCTACTTCAAAAGATATGACAGCCATCGCAGAAAGTGACGCCTTCATTTATTTAGGAGCTGGAATGGAAGCTTTTGCAGAAACGGTTGGGGATGCTCTTAGTTCACAAGATGTAAGTTTAATGGAGATTGGCGAACACGAGGAACTTTTCACAGCATACGAGGATGAGCATGTTCACGAACACGAAGAGGAGGAAGTACATACCCATGAGTCCCATGATCATGAGTCCCACGATGAAGAAGGAAATGGTGGTCATGAAGATGAAAAGCAAGACGAACATGCGGGCCACTCCCATGATGGGCACAACCATGGTGACCATGATCCGCATTTTTGGTTCGATCCGCTGCGAATGATTGAAGCAGCTGAAATTATCAAGGATGAACTCATTGCCTTGAATCCAAGTAAAGAGGCTGATTACAATGAAAACTTTGAAAGCCTAAGGTCAAATCTAATCGAACTGGATGACCAATATACAGAAATATTGGGGGAAAAGGAAAATAAACAGGTCCTTGTATCACATGCTGCATTTGGATATTGGGAAGAACGCTATGATATCGAACAAATAGCAGTGAATGGTTTGTCCACTGAAAACGAACCATCCCAAAAGGAATTGATAGAAATAATCGATCAGGTAGAAGAAAATAATCTTAAATACATTCTTTTTGAACAAAATAGTTCAAATCGCGTAACTAAAGTTATACAGGAAGAAGTCGGCCTGGAACCGTTAACGATTCATACGCTAGAGGTATTGAGCGAAGAAGATATTACGAATAACAAAGACTATCTTTCTTTAATGAATGATAACTTAGAAGTTTTGGATCAAGCAACAAAATAA
- a CDS encoding GTP-binding protein, whose translation METRRTERSELVFIGNNLTKNELEKGFHYCVQ comes from the coding sequence ATGGAAACCAGGAGAACCGAACGCAGTGAATTGGTTTTCATCGGAAATAATTTAACTAAGAACGAACTGGAAAAGGGATTTCATTATTGCGTACAGTAA
- the rpsN gene encoding 30S ribosomal protein S14 yields MAKKSKIAKEKKRQAMVEKYAEIRRELKAKGDYEALRKLPRDSSPTRLHHRCEITGRPRGYMRKFGISRIAFREYAHKGQIPGIKKSSW; encoded by the coding sequence ATGGCTAAAAAATCAAAAATAGCAAAAGAAAAAAAACGACAAGCAATGGTTGAAAAATATGCTGAAATCAGGAGAGAATTAAAGGCAAAAGGTGACTATGAAGCTCTTAGAAAGCTCCCAAGAGATTCCTCGCCAACTCGTCTACATCATCGTTGTGAAATAACTGGACGGCCAAGAGGGTATATGCGCAAGTTTGGGATTTCTCGAATTGCTTTTAGAGAATATGCACATAAAGGCCAAATTCCAGGAATAAAGAAATCAAGCTGGTAA
- a CDS encoding GTP-binding protein, which produces MNKIPVTVLSGYLGAGKTTLLNHVLHNCEGMKIAVIVNDMSELNIDSELVQKQGGFSRAEERLVEMSNGCICCTLREDLLVEVEKLAEQGEIDYLLIESSGISEPIPVAQTFTYIDEELGIDLSRFCELDTMVTVVDANRFWHDFESGDSLLDRKEAVSENDTREIADLLIDQIEFCDVLILNKCDLISPEELEKLENVLRILQPVAKIIKSINCKVSLNEIMNTGLFDFQKASESPGWLRELNIGPADHTPETEEYGISSFVYSRKQPFHSERFYNWCGAMPMQIIRAKGIAWCATRNDLALLLSQAGPSVSIEPMAYWVASLPETEQKEIIKQDPSLQGEWDKEYGDRFTKLVFIGTKLEVELITKELDACLLTDEEFHSDWNGLPDPFSWELNPG; this is translated from the coding sequence ATGAATAAGATTCCAGTGACTGTTTTAAGTGGTTATTTAGGAGCAGGTAAGACAACATTGCTGAATCATGTTTTACATAATTGTGAAGGCATGAAGATTGCTGTGATTGTCAACGATATGAGTGAACTTAATATTGATAGTGAACTCGTACAGAAACAAGGTGGATTCTCGAGGGCAGAAGAGAGATTAGTTGAGATGTCGAATGGCTGCATTTGCTGTACGTTAAGAGAAGATTTGCTCGTGGAAGTAGAAAAACTGGCTGAACAAGGGGAAATTGATTATCTCTTAATTGAATCATCCGGAATTAGTGAACCGATTCCCGTTGCTCAAACATTTACTTATATTGATGAAGAACTCGGAATTGATTTGAGCCGTTTTTGTGAATTGGACACCATGGTGACCGTTGTGGATGCCAATCGATTTTGGCATGATTTCGAGTCTGGCGATTCCTTGCTGGATCGTAAAGAAGCTGTTTCTGAAAATGACACCCGTGAAATTGCTGATCTATTAATTGACCAGATTGAATTTTGTGATGTCCTGATCCTCAATAAATGTGACCTAATTTCACCAGAAGAATTAGAAAAACTGGAAAATGTGTTACGGATATTACAGCCAGTTGCAAAGATAATTAAATCTATCAATTGCAAGGTCAGTTTAAACGAAATTATGAACACAGGATTATTTGATTTCCAGAAAGCGAGTGAATCACCCGGGTGGCTTCGCGAATTAAACATCGGTCCAGCTGATCATACACCGGAAACAGAAGAATATGGTATCTCTTCCTTTGTCTATTCAAGAAAGCAGCCTTTCCATTCAGAGCGTTTTTATAACTGGTGCGGCGCGATGCCGATGCAAATTATCCGGGCAAAAGGGATTGCCTGGTGTGCGACTAGAAATGATCTGGCATTACTATTGTCACAGGCAGGTCCGTCGGTAAGTATTGAACCAATGGCTTATTGGGTCGCATCACTTCCGGAAACGGAGCAAAAGGAAATAATTAAACAAGATCCATCGCTTCAGGGTGAATGGGATAAGGAATATGGTGACCGTTTTACAAAACTGGTATTTATCGGAACGAAATTAGAGGTTGAGTTAATCACGAAAGAGCTGGATGCATGTTTATTGACAGACGAAGAATTCCATAGCGACTGGAATGGACTGCCTGACCCATTTTCCTGGGAATTAAATCCTGGATAA
- a CDS encoding metal-binding protein ZinT — protein sequence MKISFAKGLSILTFSSLLILVGCQTSGSSEGESNEATPSSSAAEGSSESQEQTSESHTHESEHDHDHDHSHAHDEETEQIYNGYFEDSQVKDRSLSDWGGDWQSVYPYLQNGTLDEVFTYKAEHEGDMTAEEYRDYYNEGYQTDADRIVIEEDVVTFFKNGEEYSGEYIDDGYEILTYDAGNRGVRYIFKLAEEAEGVPQYIQFSDHSIYPTEASHYHLYWGDDRESLLDEVTNWPTYYPSEMDGHDIALEMMAH from the coding sequence ATGAAAATTTCATTTGCAAAGGGGTTAAGTATATTAACTTTTAGTTCATTACTAATATTGGTGGGCTGTCAGACTTCAGGTTCATCCGAAGGCGAGTCTAATGAAGCAACACCATCCTCATCAGCTGCAGAAGGCTCTTCTGAATCACAAGAGCAAACATCTGAAAGTCACACACATGAAAGTGAACACGACCATGATCACGATCATAGTCATGCACATGATGAAGAAACAGAACAAATTTATAACGGCTATTTTGAAGACAGTCAAGTAAAGGATCGTTCACTTTCCGATTGGGGAGGAGACTGGCAATCTGTATATCCATATCTACAAAATGGTACGCTTGACGAGGTGTTTACTTATAAAGCGGAACATGAAGGTGACATGACAGCTGAAGAATATAGGGATTATTATAATGAAGGGTATCAAACAGACGCTGATCGCATTGTGATTGAAGAGGATGTTGTAACATTTTTCAAGAACGGAGAAGAATATTCTGGTGAGTACATCGATGATGGTTACGAGATTCTAACATATGATGCTGGAAATAGAGGAGTAAGATATATATTTAAATTAGCAGAAGAAGCTGAAGGAGTTCCTCAGTATATTCAATTTAGTGATCATAGTATCTATCCCACTGAAGCTAGTCACTATCACCTGTATTGGGGAGACGACCGTGAATCTTTACTAGATGAAGTCACTAACTGGCCTACCTATTACCCGTCAGAAATGGATGGACATGATATTGCCCTTGAAATGATGGCGCATTAA
- a CDS encoding GNAT family N-acetyltransferase, translated as MNNSPIVKEYSYENQVQVVDLILQIQQQEYNISITKDDQPDLFTIEEYYQTGNGNFWIALYDKNVVGTISLLDIGNNQVALRKMFVNKEYRGAIYKTARLLLDTAIKWAKERPIKAIFLGTTPQFLAAHRFYEKNGFINIDLNDLPEHFPVLQVDKKFYKYVLE; from the coding sequence ATGAACAACAGTCCTATTGTGAAAGAATACTCTTATGAGAATCAAGTTCAAGTTGTAGATTTAATTCTTCAAATTCAACAACAGGAATACAACATATCAATAACAAAGGATGACCAGCCCGATTTGTTTACCATAGAAGAGTATTATCAGACGGGTAATGGTAACTTTTGGATTGCTCTTTATGATAAAAATGTAGTTGGTACAATCAGCCTTTTAGACATAGGAAATAATCAAGTAGCATTAAGAAAGATGTTTGTAAATAAAGAATATCGAGGAGCAATATATAAAACTGCAAGACTTTTGTTAGATACTGCAATTAAATGGGCAAAAGAACGTCCAATTAAAGCAATATTTCTAGGAACTACTCCGCAATTTTTGGCAGCTCATAGGTTTTATGAAAAAAATGGATTTATAAATATAGACCTTAATGATTTACCTGAGCATTTTCCAGTGTTACAGGTTGATAAAAAGTTCTATAAGTATGTGCTTGAATAA
- a CDS encoding GTP pyrophosphokinase yields the protein MEMNQVQLKELRQIRHEMKRFMMIYKFGLDEMNTKLNILKEEFQNVHEYNPIEHIKSRIKTPESIMKKVSRKNIDMSQESIKQNIHDIVGTRVICSFRSDIYKISEMIQMQKDITVVDFKDYIKNPKPNGYQSLHLILSIPVLLSDREEQVFVEIQIRTVAMDFWASLEHKIYYKYNKTIPENLTKELTNAASIANELDHRMEQIHKEVGNIKGLEDTEDEFDFLQMINDNTNHLTTTFLKSFIREE from the coding sequence ATGGAGATGAATCAGGTTCAATTAAAGGAACTAAGACAAATTAGACATGAAATGAAACGGTTTATGATGATATATAAATTTGGATTAGATGAAATGAATACCAAATTGAACATTTTAAAAGAGGAATTCCAGAATGTTCACGAATATAACCCTATTGAACATATAAAATCACGTATAAAAACGCCGGAAAGTATTATGAAAAAAGTCTCACGAAAGAACATTGATATGTCACAAGAATCCATCAAACAAAATATTCATGACATTGTGGGTACACGAGTTATTTGCTCGTTTAGATCGGATATATACAAAATAAGTGAAATGATTCAAATGCAAAAGGATATTACGGTAGTTGACTTTAAGGATTACATCAAAAATCCTAAACCCAATGGCTACCAAAGTTTGCATCTCATTTTATCCATTCCTGTATTATTGTCTGACCGAGAAGAGCAGGTTTTTGTAGAAATACAAATTCGTACAGTAGCGATGGATTTTTGGGCTAGTCTTGAACATAAGATCTATTACAAATATAATAAAACGATACCTGAAAACTTAACAAAGGAACTGACAAATGCTGCTTCTATAGCAAATGAATTAGATCATAGAATGGAACAGATCCATAAAGAAGTGGGGAACATCAAGGGACTGGAGGATACAGAAGATGAGTTTGATTTCTTACAAATGATTAACGATAACACGAATCATTTAACGACTACTTTTTTAAAATCCTTTATTCGTGAAGAATAA
- the proC gene encoding pyrroline-5-carboxylate reductase → MNKNIAFIGAGSMAEAIISGVVKAEILNKEQIIVTNKNNRERVEQLQQKYDIRSIMDKEKVAHETDIIILATKPYDLQKAVESIKPYIRPNHLLISVIAGVSTDYISNLFGGNTPVVRTMPNTSASIGYSATAISAGKYATNEHLEQAETLFNTIGTTTIVDENDMHTVTGISGSGPAYIYYLVEAMEKAAVEAGLDQEVARTLVTQTVVGAGEMLQHSGESASTLRDKITSPAGTTAAGIEALDQHHFEETIRQCVKSARDRSIELGENE, encoded by the coding sequence ATGAATAAAAATATTGCATTTATTGGTGCAGGATCGATGGCCGAGGCTATTATTTCGGGAGTCGTAAAGGCTGAGATTTTAAATAAGGAACAAATTATTGTTACGAATAAAAATAATCGAGAGCGTGTAGAGCAGCTTCAACAGAAATATGATATCCGGAGTATCATGGATAAAGAAAAAGTAGCACATGAAACGGATATTATTATTCTTGCTACCAAACCATATGACCTGCAAAAAGCTGTAGAGTCTATTAAACCCTATATTCGTCCTAACCATTTACTTATTTCTGTGATTGCGGGGGTTTCTACTGATTATATATCCAATTTATTCGGAGGTAATACACCAGTAGTGCGTACCATGCCAAATACCTCTGCATCTATCGGTTATTCAGCAACCGCTATTTCAGCTGGAAAATATGCTACGAATGAACATCTAGAACAAGCGGAGACTCTATTTAATACGATTGGTACCACAACAATTGTTGATGAAAATGATATGCACACCGTAACAGGCATCTCTGGGAGTGGGCCTGCATATATTTATTATTTAGTGGAAGCAATGGAAAAAGCAGCTGTTGAAGCGGGACTGGACCAAGAGGTTGCCCGTACGCTTGTTACCCAAACCGTCGTTGGTGCAGGTGAAATGCTCCAACATTCCGGTGAATCCGCATCTACTTTACGAGATAAAATCACCAGCCCGGCAGGAACAACTGCCGCCGGTATCGAAGCTTTAGATCAGCATCATTTTGAAGAAACCATTAGGCAATGCGTGAAAAGCGCACGAGATCGCTCGATAGAATTGGGAGAGAATGAATAA
- a CDS encoding TIGR04104 family putative zinc finger protein encodes MPTCAHCGMQWRYKDTLKQFFRVRMICPFCEERNFPSSKGGKKIGLFNLILLPLVIFLGTFLDLSSLWIFITVLILALTIFSVTPYFIELSKDKEALW; translated from the coding sequence ATGCCGACATGTGCTCATTGTGGAATGCAGTGGAGATATAAGGATACATTGAAGCAGTTCTTCCGTGTGAGGATGATTTGTCCTTTCTGTGAGGAAAGGAATTTTCCGTCTTCTAAGGGTGGGAAGAAAATCGGATTATTTAATTTGATACTATTACCTTTAGTCATATTTCTTGGCACATTTCTTGATTTATCCAGTCTATGGATTTTTATTACAGTGCTTATTTTAGCATTAACTATTTTTTCAGTAACACCCTATTTTATCGAACTAAGTAAGGATAAAGAGGCATTATGGTGA
- a CDS encoding deoxynucleoside kinase yields the protein MNLREKYQIPNDSIITVAGTVGVGKSTMTDALANALQFKTSLEKVDKNPYLEKFYADFERWSFHLQIYFLAERFKEQKKIFEYGGGFIQDRSIYEDTGIFARMHYDNGTMSKTDYETYKNLFDAMVMTPYFPHPDLLIYLEGTFDEIVERIHERGREMEKNTPISYWEEMYTRYENWVNNFNACPILRINISDYDLMKKEGSIEPVLEKVGHFIQQSRRWKSREMMK from the coding sequence ATGAATTTAAGAGAAAAATACCAAATTCCAAATGATAGTATCATAACAGTAGCAGGTACGGTTGGTGTCGGTAAATCAACCATGACAGATGCGTTGGCAAACGCATTGCAGTTTAAAACATCCCTAGAAAAGGTAGATAAAAACCCTTATTTGGAAAAATTCTATGCCGATTTTGAACGTTGGAGCTTCCATTTGCAAATTTATTTTTTAGCGGAGCGGTTTAAGGAGCAAAAGAAAATATTCGAATATGGCGGTGGATTCATTCAGGATCGCTCCATTTACGAGGACACAGGAATTTTTGCGCGTATGCATTACGATAACGGCACCATGTCCAAAACAGATTATGAAACATATAAAAATCTATTTGATGCCATGGTTATGACACCATATTTCCCACATCCGGACTTACTCATTTACTTAGAGGGTACATTTGATGAAATCGTAGAACGAATTCACGAACGCGGACGCGAAATGGAGAAGAACACGCCGATTTCCTACTGGGAAGAAATGTATACACGTTATGAAAATTGGGTTAATAATTTCAATGCCTGCCCAATTTTACGGATTAATATTTCGGATTACGATTTAATGAAAAAAGAAGGATCGATTGAGCCCGTTTTGGAGAAGGTCGGGCATTTTATCCAGCAATCGAGGCGATGGAAATCTAGGGAAATGATGAAGTAG
- a CDS encoding deoxynucleoside kinase codes for MAEVPFIAIEGPIGIGKTSLAKKLSAHFDFHLLKEIVEENPFLGKFYDDIEAWSFQTEMFFLCNRFKQLEEIETKFLNHNKAVIADYHISKNMIFSKRTLQADKFEKYEQIYHILTSDMPVPNMMIYLHASLDTLVERVRRRGRDVEQNMKPSYLAQLAQDYEDYMNEFEVMHPDIPVIRINGDEIDFVHYQDDLNRIIEEVHTQLNRTVNDYRGEQINEFKRKIPNSK; via the coding sequence ATGGCAGAAGTCCCATTCATTGCAATTGAAGGGCCGATAGGTATCGGCAAAACATCCCTCGCAAAAAAACTTTCTGCCCATTTTGATTTTCATTTATTAAAAGAAATCGTCGAGGAAAATCCATTTCTCGGCAAATTTTATGATGACATTGAAGCATGGAGTTTTCAAACAGAAATGTTCTTTTTATGCAATCGGTTCAAGCAATTAGAGGAAATTGAAACGAAATTCCTGAATCATAATAAAGCAGTTATTGCTGATTATCATATATCAAAAAACATGATTTTTTCAAAACGTACATTACAAGCGGATAAATTTGAGAAGTATGAGCAGATTTATCACATTTTGACTAGTGACATGCCTGTCCCAAATATGATGATATACTTGCATGCGAGCCTTGATACACTAGTTGAGCGTGTCCGCCGACGTGGTAGGGATGTGGAGCAAAACATGAAGCCATCCTATCTGGCACAACTCGCGCAAGACTATGAGGATTACATGAACGAATTTGAGGTCATGCACCCAGACATACCGGTCATACGAATTAATGGAGATGAGATCGATTTTGTGCATTATCAGGACGATTTAAATCGTATTATTGAAGAAGTCCACACACAGCTCAACCGAACGGTAAACGATTATAGAGGAGAACAAATCAATGAATTTAAGAGAAAAATACCAAATTCCAAATGA
- a CDS encoding site-specific integrase, translating to MQGSIIKRGNKYSFVINLGRDPVTKKRKQKRVSGFTSKKKAQAAMNDVINELNKGSYVEPSSETLGDYLDDWLKHKEKRIAHSTYLHYKSYLNNHIKPALGNVKVFDLKPRQVQSFYDSLLEKGDLSERSVHHIHRILSNALEKGARIGDIQSNVAKAVEPATVRKKEMNFWDMDILSDFLDATRQEAHYISWYLGAFTGMRQGEILGLKWDCVDFENKTIHVRRALKRDNDKHIIADLKNNASYRTIAISDSDVFELKKHHNEQKEIKMKIGKDYHDYNLVVATGSGNYVLPSNIWRSFNRCIERLEVERIRFHDLRHTHASMLFSLDVHPKIVQERLGHSSITVTLDTYSHMLPNMQEAVAESLESAFKKETKNKNKESL from the coding sequence ATGCAGGGGTCTATAATCAAGCGAGGTAACAAGTATTCATTTGTAATTAATCTAGGCCGTGATCCTGTTACTAAGAAAAGAAAACAGAAAAGAGTGTCAGGTTTCACAAGTAAGAAAAAGGCACAGGCGGCCATGAATGATGTAATCAATGAGTTAAATAAAGGTAGTTATGTAGAGCCATCCTCTGAGACGTTAGGGGATTACTTGGATGATTGGCTTAAGCACAAGGAAAAACGTATAGCGCATAGCACATACCTACATTATAAGTCATATTTAAACAATCACATTAAGCCTGCGCTTGGCAACGTCAAAGTGTTTGATTTAAAGCCTAGGCAGGTGCAGTCTTTTTATGATTCCTTGCTAGAAAAAGGAGATTTGTCAGAGCGGTCTGTACATCACATCCACCGTATTTTATCTAACGCATTGGAAAAAGGTGCTCGTATAGGCGATATACAAAGCAATGTGGCAAAGGCTGTTGAACCTGCTACGGTACGAAAAAAGGAAATGAACTTCTGGGATATGGATATATTAAGCGACTTTTTAGATGCCACTAGGCAGGAAGCGCATTATATATCCTGGTATCTTGGGGCTTTTACAGGAATGCGGCAAGGTGAAATACTTGGCCTTAAATGGGATTGTGTGGACTTTGAGAACAAAACCATTCATGTGCGACGGGCATTAAAGCGAGATAACGATAAACACATCATAGCTGATTTAAAAAACAACGCAAGCTATCGCACCATTGCGATATCTGATTCGGACGTATTCGAGCTAAAAAAACACCATAATGAACAAAAAGAAATTAAGATGAAAATTGGCAAGGATTATCACGATTATAATCTAGTAGTAGCAACTGGTAGTGGAAATTATGTATTGCCATCTAACATTTGGAGATCGTTTAACAGATGCATAGAAAGATTAGAGGTAGAGCGCATACGATTTCACGATTTAAGGCACACACACGCGTCTATGTTGTTTTCGTTGGACGTACATCCTAAAATTGTGCAAGAGCGTTTAGGGCATTCTTCTATTACTGTCACCTTGGATACTTACTCCCACATGCTACCAAACATGCAAGAAGCTGTTGCGGAATCACTAGAATCTGCTTTCAAAAAAGAGACGAAAAACAAGAACAAAGAATCGCTTTAG